The Reichenbachiella carrageenanivorans region TCACTACCTGACGTATTTTACTGATTCGTATGAGTTGATATTGATGTTTATTTTGATCCCTTTGGTGTTGATTGTGGGAGAACGATTAACCGTGGGTTGGAAAGATTCATCTATGAGAAGGCTTTGGGAGCCAGATGACAATGCCAAAAATGATTGGGCTGGATTTTTATTCAGATACTCCATGCTCAATGAAATATTGGGATACGGTCTTTTGCTCGGAATAGCACTGTATATACCTAAGGAGATTAGATTTTACTTTGGGTATAACCTTGTGCAGCAGATTCCTTTGCCTATCGTTCAGGCAGTTATGTTTTTTATTGTTGTTGATTTTTCTGACTATTGGATCCATCGGCTTGAACACAAAAGCGAAGTGCTCTGGGAGATGCATAAAATGCACCATGCACCTACTAGGTTCAATGTAATATCTGGGCTACGGACCAATCCGCTTTCTGATGTGTCTATCAAGCGAATATTGTATGCACTTCCCTTGGCTATAGCAGGCAGTCCTGTAGAGACTTATATTGGTGTCTATTTACTTAGAAATGTCATGCTTTCTATTCAGCATTCAGAGTTTAAGTGGAGTCTGGGCTGGTTTGGGAGATATGTGCTGATTTCGCCTGTGGCGCATCGGATTCACCATAGCGTAGAAGAGGAACATTTTAATAGAAACCTAGGAACAGTTTTGGTCTGGTGGGACAAGCTGTTTGGCACTTGGTATGAGCCTGATCCCAATAATCTACCTAGGATAGGCGTAGAAGGAAATGACCTGAATCACCCGAATTATTTAGTTAATATCTACAGATCGATGAAGGCAGCTTGGTATAAATTATTTACCTAATTTTTTCTTTCTCTGGATGGATTTGAAAGCGGTTTTTATAATTATTTTGTTGATGCTGTCATCGGTGAGATGCGCATTGCTATCGTGTATTTTTTTATAGATGAGTACTTTCGGAATGTGACAATAAGTTAAGTCAAAATCGATGCAGCGAAAGAACCAATCGGTGTCTTCACTGACGCTCAATTTCGGATCATAAAATCCTATTTTGTCATATGTACTTCTTTTAACCATAAGGCTTTCCATCATAAATCCTTTGACTGGCTTGCCTAGAAGCTCTTTTCGGAACCCAAGAGGCACTACCGTATTGGCTTCTACTTGATATTCAACATCCGTAATGCAGTAATCGAGATTAGGGTTTGTCTCGAAAGCTTCTACTTGATGCTTTAGCTTGTCTGCTGCCCACTTGTCGTCGTGCGATAGAAATGTAATCAGGTTTCCATTAGCTGATTGAATACCAAAATTGTAGGCATTAGCAATGCCGTGATTGGGTTGGTGCAGTATTTGGGTTTCTGGATATCGCTGGGCAATAGTCAAGGTTTCATCATCCGAACCTCCATCTACTAGCAGTAATTCTATGTTTTTGTATGACTGATTGATGATTGACTCTAGCGCAGTAGCAAGATATTTTTCGCCGTTTTTTACTATTACTATGATTGTAACTAAAGGGAGCTTCATTTGTTTAAATAATTGTAAATGATTTCAGGGTTACGCTCAAAATCCGAGCTCAACTCTAATGTGTATGCAGGTAGTTTTTTGACTAAGTTAGATACTTTGTTGAAGGTGAGTTCGCGATTGCCTTTGAGCAATGAAATAGTGGAGGGAGCAAGTGCCAAAAGCGCATCACTAGCATCGGCCTTTATCAGTTTTCCTTTTTTGGAGCCAGTGATCTTTGGTAAAAAGATTGCATCAATCTCAAAGTTATTGGTGAGTTTGTTCGGCATGATTTCATTCAGGAATATCTGATATTTTTCGTCGTCTTTTTTGAATTTTCCTCTATGTGGTTCTAGAAATTTAAACTTTTCTAAATTTTCAAATTCTACTTTGGCTACGTTGTATAAGCTAAAAGCTTCTTTGCCATTTTCGCAATTGACAAGCATAAAGTCATCCCCTAAATATTTGAGTTCGTCATGATTGAGGCAAGATAAACAGGTCGAAGATTTACCTGACCCTCCTTTTCCTGTGAGCATTATGCCGTTGTTGCCTAATGCGATTCCGCCACTATGTACCGGTTGAATAGCTGTAGGTTCAAAATACCAATCTACTATACTTCTTAGTGGAAAGCTTCTCATCCATTGTGGGAGTGCGGTAATAGATTGTATCCAGAGGTATGCTTTTTTTTCTTTTCTGTTGAATACTCTAAGAACTCCACACCATGACTCAAAGGTTAGGATAAAGTCGTCGTCGCGATAAATTTCACCAGTAGGAGGTATTTCGTTCCATTTCCAAGAAGGGCTAGGGAGGGCTACATTTGAAGAAAGCCCTTCTAAAACAAACACTTCAAAATCATGATTGGTTGACTTTGTGAGTAGGTGAGTGAGTGCGGGCTTGTAAAAAAAATCTGTTTCATCTCCAATGAAGTGTGCGAGGAACCCCTGTCGAGCAAAATCAATTGTATGAGCGTAACATGGGCTTGCGGCTTTAGCCTTTTGATATACCACTTCTAATTGTCTGTAAAAGGCTAAGAAAGAAGATTTATTCATTTTCACTTATTAGAGGGGTGTTGAATAAGGCCGGTTTTATAACCTATAATTTTGAAAAAGGAGCTTATGATATTTTTTGTCCCCCAATTGGCACTATGATGATTGAGAAATACCCACCCTTCATAAAAAAGGTTGCTTTTGGAGTGGTATAATTGGAACTGGTAGTGTCTAAGTAAAATATTCGAGAATCCTCCTGGTGTAAATTCATGAGTGAGCTTCTCGAAAAATTTCTTTTCTGTTTTACTGATTTTAATTTTTCTCAATTCTTCAAATACAAAATTAGGGATGTCAGCGTTGAATTGATCTCGTAGATAAGTCAGTGCTGCAGACAGCCGCAGACCATACTTTCTTTTTGCACTAAAGGCTAGCATGTTTTCCCATTGGATATCCCTTTTGTTTATGATAATGAGTGAGTCGCAGATCCATCTGAAGGAAGGGAGTTCATTCCACCTCATGCCATGTATGATGGAGTGAAGTAGTTGGAATGTAGGGTTCAGTGTTTTAGTTATTGTATCATCTACTTTAAACTCCTCAAGATTATTCCAAATTTCCTCTTCATCGCTTTCCTTGAAAGAGTCTTTGAATACTCTCCAATGTGTATCAATTTCGTTATCCTTATTGTTGACTAGGCATCTTGAGTTGACTAATAGTTTTTTATAGTTTACAGTCTGGGATGTATACTTGTCGTACCAGCCTTCTTTATTCAGAACTTTCCAGAGGTTTTCTAAGTCTTTTTCCTTCACCACAAAATCTAAATCAGACATTGGCCGAATCCCATCAGATCCATAGTAGTGTTTGGCGAGAGGTACACCCTTCACGAAAAAGTGCTCAATTTCGTTCGTTTGGAGAAGCGCTATTATTTTTTTTACTTGAAAAAAGATTACCTGATTTTTGGACCAGACGTATCTGTTGTATCCTTTGATTGCTGTTAGGATGAGGTCTCCAGGGAGCTGATTGTTGAGGTTGTAATGCAACAGGGGTAAAAGTCGTTGCGAACCCCCATCTATTTGGTCAAACACGGTAGCCAGTAGTTTGTCTCCTGTTTTTTGAGGGTTGAGCTTAAGCGTCGATTTCCATGCATTATAGTTTTTGATAGCTGCGGTTCCTGTGAGAGTGCAAGCTTTTAGCAAGTACAGCTGTTTGGCATTAGGCCAAAAATCGGTATGTGACTTCATTTCAAATCAAATTTACTGAGTCTGCCATTTTTTAATTCAAACACCTCGTCAGCGAGTTCCAAAAAGTCTTTGTTGTGTGTGATGATGAGTATAGCAGGTTTAAACCAAAGGTTTTTCAAATTAATATAGAGTTGTTTTAATGATTGGGTATCTAGGTGATTAGTAGGTTCATCCAAGATGAGTAAATTAGGCTGAGAAATCAATGCTCTAGCGATAGATATTTTTTGTTTTTCTCCTCCAGACAGATTGATATTGGTATGCAGAGGCGTATCTATTCCGTTAGGCAATTGACTTATGATTGTATCTAGGGTGGATAGCTCAATGATTTGCTTGATTTCTTTTTCGCTGACGGGGTCGTCGTACCCGTACAGGATATTTTCTCTTACAGATTTATTTAAAATGTATGATTCTTGAAAGATAAGACCTATTTGCTTTCTCCAGTGGTTTAGATCAATACTAGTGTGCGAATGCCCATCGATTAGGATTTGCCCTTCATTGAGTGGGTAAAATCTCATGAGGAGCTTCACTAATGTACTTTTGCCAATTCCATTAGATCCAATGATCGCATAGGTTTTCCCTTTTTGGATTTGAAGATTTACATTGCTCAATAAGTTGCTCTGTGAGGCATATTGAAAGCAAACGTCTCTTAACTCAATCACTTGCCGAAAGTCGATCAGCATCCCTTCTGTACTTTCTTTTGCAGCTTTTATTTTGCTTATCAGCTTTATTATGGATTCCAGAGATTCTTTACCAGAAAGAATCTCTGGAATGGATTGAGATAGGTTGAACATAAACCTTCTCAACAGGTAAAGGACAAAGTAGAAGGACATGAGCGTGCCGAAGGACAGTTGATCTTGAATGACCAAATAGCAGCCGA contains the following coding sequences:
- a CDS encoding sterol desaturase family protein produces the protein MEKWRDLVVNFVEKFIDHYLTYFTDSYELILMFILIPLVLIVGERLTVGWKDSSMRRLWEPDDNAKNDWAGFLFRYSMLNEILGYGLLLGIALYIPKEIRFYFGYNLVQQIPLPIVQAVMFFIVVDFSDYWIHRLEHKSEVLWEMHKMHHAPTRFNVISGLRTNPLSDVSIKRILYALPLAIAGSPVETYIGVYLLRNVMLSIQHSEFKWSLGWFGRYVLISPVAHRIHHSVEEEHFNRNLGTVLVWWDKLFGTWYEPDPNNLPRIGVEGNDLNHPNYLVNIYRSMKAAWYKLFT
- a CDS encoding glycosyltransferase; protein product: MKLPLVTIIVIVKNGEKYLATALESIINQSYKNIELLLVDGGSDDETLTIAQRYPETQILHQPNHGIANAYNFGIQSANGNLITFLSHDDKWAADKLKHQVEAFETNPNLDYCITDVEYQVEANTVVPLGFRKELLGKPVKGFMMESLMVKRSTYDKIGFYDPKLSVSEDTDWFFRCIDFDLTYCHIPKVLIYKKIHDSNAHLTDDSINKIIIKTAFKSIQRKKKLGK
- a CDS encoding phosphoenolpyruvate carboxykinase (ATP), which produces MNKSSFLAFYRQLEVVYQKAKAASPCYAHTIDFARQGFLAHFIGDETDFFYKPALTHLLTKSTNHDFEVFVLEGLSSNVALPSPSWKWNEIPPTGEIYRDDDFILTFESWCGVLRVFNRKEKKAYLWIQSITALPQWMRSFPLRSIVDWYFEPTAIQPVHSGGIALGNNGIMLTGKGGSGKSSTCLSCLNHDELKYLGDDFMLVNCENGKEAFSLYNVAKVEFENLEKFKFLEPHRGKFKKDDEKYQIFLNEIMPNKLTNNFEIDAIFLPKITGSKKGKLIKADASDALLALAPSTISLLKGNRELTFNKVSNLVKKLPAYTLELSSDFERNPEIIYNYLNK
- a CDS encoding nucleotidyltransferase domain-containing protein; its protein translation is MKSHTDFWPNAKQLYLLKACTLTGTAAIKNYNAWKSTLKLNPQKTGDKLLATVFDQIDGGSQRLLPLLHYNLNNQLPGDLILTAIKGYNRYVWSKNQVIFFQVKKIIALLQTNEIEHFFVKGVPLAKHYYGSDGIRPMSDLDFVVKEKDLENLWKVLNKEGWYDKYTSQTVNYKKLLVNSRCLVNNKDNEIDTHWRVFKDSFKESDEEEIWNNLEEFKVDDTITKTLNPTFQLLHSIIHGMRWNELPSFRWICDSLIIINKRDIQWENMLAFSAKRKYGLRLSAALTYLRDQFNADIPNFVFEELRKIKISKTEKKFFEKLTHEFTPGGFSNILLRHYQFQLYHSKSNLFYEGWVFLNHHSANWGTKNIISSFFKIIGYKTGLIQHPSNK
- a CDS encoding ABC transporter ATP-binding protein; amino-acid sequence: MHKKDNTQSVWSAYFSYYSDKMGTLYGSLFLAIVQSFALIPSTYFVQQIFDIGLPTKDLRLILIYSCLVVLLIILNQALWLWGRKLILKITKEVIETIRITLVDGLLHTAYAPFQSFSKNELHNQIVNDSERIDRMSNALVAIFIPSIISCLCLLAVLFYLNWILSMTLLLLGPTLWALMKLLRKGIRENTTNSNRNFEKFSSQVRFVIQFFDLIKSSVQEQTESQKKSATINKLKTSSRSMAWQHALFRSLQDVIISCISLLILVVGCYLVIQDQLSFGTLMSFYFVLYLLRRFMFNLSQSIPEILSGKESLESIIKLISKIKAAKESTEGMLIDFRQVIELRDVCFQYASQSNLLSNVNLQIQKGKTYAIIGSNGIGKSTLVKLLMRFYPLNEGQILIDGHSHTSIDLNHWRKQIGLIFQESYILNKSVRENILYGYDDPVSEKEIKQIIELSTLDTIISQLPNGIDTPLHTNINLSGGEKQKISIARALISQPNLLILDEPTNHLDTQSLKQLYINLKNLWFKPAILIITHNKDFLELADEVFELKNGRLSKFDLK